Proteins co-encoded in one Ictalurus furcatus strain D&B chromosome 9, Billie_1.0, whole genome shotgun sequence genomic window:
- the LOC128612523 gene encoding histone H2B-like produces MWVCKYSGREAGSSHFLFVYSRSSIMPDPAKAAPKKGSKKAVTKTAGKGGKKRRKSRKESYAIYVYKVLKQVHPDTGISSKAMGIMNSFVNDIFERIAGESSRLAHYNKRSTITSREIQTAVRLLLPGELAKHAVSEGTKAVTKYTSSK; encoded by the coding sequence ATGTGGGTCTGTAAATACAGCGGGCGCGAGGCGGGCTCTAGTCATTTTCTGTTCGTTTACTCAAGAAGCAGTATCATGCCCGATCCAGCCAAGGCCGCGCCCAAAAAGGGGTCAAAGAAGGCCGTGACCAAGACGGCGGGCAAAGGAGGCAAGAAACGCAGAAAGTCCAGGAAAGAGAGCTACGCCATCTACGTGTACAAGGTCCTGAAGCAGGTGCACCCTGACACCGGTATCTCATCCAAGGCCATGGGCATCATGAACTCCTTCGTGAATGATATTTTTGAGCGCATCGCTGGTGAGTCTTCTCGTCTGGCTCACTACAACAAGCGCTCCACCATCACCTCCAGGGAGATCCAGACCGCCGTGCGCCTGTTGCTTCCCGGCGAGCTGGCCAAGCACGCCGTGTCCGAGGGCACAAAGGCCGTCACCAAGTATACCAGCTCTAAGTAA
- the LOC128612518 gene encoding histone H1-like isoform X1, producing the protein MAEVAPAPVPAPAKAPKKKAASRAKKSGPSVGDLIVKAVSSSKERSGVSLAALKKTLAAGGYDVEKNNSRVKLAVKGLVTKGTLVQTKGTGASGSFKLNKKQTEAKKLVKKAAPKAKRPAAKKPAAAKKPKKVAAKKPAAAAKKSPKKAKKPAAVAAKKATKSPKKAKKPATPKKAAKSPKKAKVVKPKTTKPKAAKAKKAAPKKKRSCAGWSLTALVCPNSGTAVSQKGYFVPSLW; encoded by the exons ATGGCAGAAGTCGCACCCGCTCCCGTTCCCGCGCCGGCCAAAGCGCCCAAGAAGAAAGCAGCTTCGAGAGCAAAAAAATCTGGCCCTAGCGTCGGCGATCTGATCGTCAAAGCCGTTTCCTCGTCTAAGGAGAGGAGCGGCGTGTCTCTCGCTGCTCTGAAGAAAACGCTGGCTGCCGGCGGATACGATGTGGAGAAAAACAACTCCCGCGTCAAGCTCGCCGTTAAGGGTCTCGTGACTAAAGGCACTCTGGTGCAGACCAAAGGGACCGGCGCGTCTGGCTCTTTCAAGCTGAACAAGAAGCAGACCGAAGCCAAGAAACTCGTGAAGAAAGCCGCGCCCAAAGCGAAAAGGCCGGCCGCCAAAAAGCCCGCCGCGGCTAAGAAGCCCAAGAAGGTAGCAGCCAAGAAACCCGCCGCCGCGGCCAAGAAGTCTCCTAAGAAGGCGAAGAAGCCCGCCGCCGTCGCCGCAAAGAAAGCCACCAAGAGCCCGAAGAAGGCGAAAAAGCCCGCGACCCCTAAAAAGGCAGCTAAGAGCCCCAAGAAAGCGAAAGTTGTCAAGCCCAAGACCACAAAGCCTAAAGCGGCAAAGGCGAAGAAGGCAGCCCCCAAAAAGAA GCGGagttgtgctggatggagcttgactgccctcgtgtgtccaaactcgggaacggcaGTTTCTCAGAAGGGGTATTTTGTTCCAAGCTTGTGGTAG
- the LOC128612518 gene encoding histone H1-like isoform X2 — protein MAEVAPAPVPAPAKAPKKKAASRAKKSGPSVGDLIVKAVSSSKERSGVSLAALKKTLAAGGYDVEKNNSRVKLAVKGLVTKGTLVQTKGTGASGSFKLNKKQTEAKKLVKKAAPKAKRPAAKKPAAAKKPKKVAAKKPAAAAKKSPKKAKKPAAVAAKKATKSPKKAKKPATPKKAAKSPKKAKVVKPKTTKPKAAKAKKAAPKKNVLKNGHCHKAAVQISGYIISM, from the exons ATGGCAGAAGTCGCACCCGCTCCCGTTCCCGCGCCGGCCAAAGCGCCCAAGAAGAAAGCAGCTTCGAGAGCAAAAAAATCTGGCCCTAGCGTCGGCGATCTGATCGTCAAAGCCGTTTCCTCGTCTAAGGAGAGGAGCGGCGTGTCTCTCGCTGCTCTGAAGAAAACGCTGGCTGCCGGCGGATACGATGTGGAGAAAAACAACTCCCGCGTCAAGCTCGCCGTTAAGGGTCTCGTGACTAAAGGCACTCTGGTGCAGACCAAAGGGACCGGCGCGTCTGGCTCTTTCAAGCTGAACAAGAAGCAGACCGAAGCCAAGAAACTCGTGAAGAAAGCCGCGCCCAAAGCGAAAAGGCCGGCCGCCAAAAAGCCCGCCGCGGCTAAGAAGCCCAAGAAGGTAGCAGCCAAGAAACCCGCCGCCGCGGCCAAGAAGTCTCCTAAGAAGGCGAAGAAGCCCGCCGCCGTCGCCGCAAAGAAAGCCACCAAGAGCCCGAAGAAGGCGAAAAAGCCCGCGACCCCTAAAAAGGCAGCTAAGAGCCCCAAGAAAGCGAAAGTTGTCAAGCCCAAGACCACAAAGCCTAAAGCGGCAAAGGCGAAGAAGGCAGCCCCCAAAAAGAA CGTGTTGaagaatggacattgtcacaaagcagctgtacagataTCTGGATATATAATTTCCATgtaa
- the LOC128612526 gene encoding histone H2A has translation MSGRGKTGGKARAKAKTRSSRAGLQFPVGRVHRLLRKGNYAERVGAGAPVYLAAVLEYLTAEILELAGNAARDNKKTRIIPRHLQLAVRNDEELNKLLGGVTIAQGGVLPNIQAVLLPKKTEKAVKTK, from the coding sequence ATGAGTGGCAGAGGAAAAACCGGTGGAAAGGCAAGGGCTAAGGCCAAGACTCGTTCATCTAGGGCTGGACTTCAGTTTCCCGTGGGGCGTGTGCACAGGCTTCTACGTAAAGGTAATTATGCCGAGCGCGTCGGTGCTGGCGCTCCCGTCTACCTGGCTGCAGTGTTGGAGTATCTGACCGCTGAGATTCTGGAGTTGGCCGGTAACGCTGCCCGTGACAACAAGAAAACCCGTATCATTCCTCGCCACTTGCAGCTCGCCGTGCGTAACGACGAGGAGCTGAACAAACTGCTCGGTGGAGTGACCATCGCTCAGGGTGGTGTGCTACCTAACATTCAGGCCGTACTTTTGCCCAAAAAGACCGAGAAAGCCGTCAAGACCAAGTAA
- the LOC128612524 gene encoding histone H3, with protein MARTKQTARKSTGGKAPRKQLATKAARKSAPATGGVKKPHRYRPGTVALREIRRYQKSTELLIRKLPFQRLVREIAQDFKTDLRFQSSAVMALQEASEAYLVGLFEDTNLCAIHAKRVTIMPKDIQLARRIRGERA; from the coding sequence ATGGCAAGAACCAAGCAGACCGCCCGTAAGTCCACCGGTGGCAAGGCGCCGAGGAAGCAGCTTGCCACTAAGGCTGCCCGCAAGAGCGCGCCGGCTACCGGCGGCGTGAAAAAGCCTCACCGTTACAGGCCCGGCACCGTGGCTCTGAGGGAGATCCGCCGTTATCAGAAGTCTACTGAGCTGCTTATCCGCAAACTGCCCTTCCAGCGCCTGGTGAGAGAAATCGCTCAGGACTTCAAGACCGACTTGCGTTTCCAGAGCTCGGCCGTCATGGCCCTGCAGGAGGCGAGCGAGGCATACCTGGTCGGTCTGTTCGAGGACACCAACCTGTGCGCTATCCACGCCAAGAGAGTGACCATCATGCCCAAGGATATTCAGCTGGCCCGCCGTATTCGCGGAGAGCGCGCTTAA
- the LOC128612252 gene encoding E3 ubiquitin-protein ligase TRIM39 yields MDTPTDFAGESSSLLTEEQLQCSICLEVFTDPVTTTCGHNFCNSCLKQSWDTRQHYYCPYCKEKFTKRPEVKINITLREVADHFKKKTVSDKSQVLCDFCTDVKQEALKSCLDCGVTLCSSHLESHNNVPKYKKHKVINAVENLEKYICQEHERPLEMFCRDDQKCVCQFCTVTDHKNHNVIPLEEESGQRKSQLGKTQTELQQMIQERLKKIQEINHSVELSKRNTEKEKSDSIEVFTALIRSIERSQTELLEVMEEKQKAAEKQAEGLIKELEQEIDELKRRDTELEQLSHTDDHLHLLQIYPSLCIAPHTKNWTEIRINTELSVEALRTALSQLQKTLNEKLSVTLNEKLKEKVSTELKRIQQYAVDVTLDPDTANLYLILSDDGKQVTCGDTKQNLPDTPKRFTFYANVLGNQGFSSGRFYYEVQVSGKTEWSLGVVRESVNRKGKFETFKPQDGFWTVVLRNGNEYTARDDPCISLSLREKPQKVGVFVVYDEGLVSFYDIEVMSHIYSFTGQSFTEKLYPYFSPCLNDGGKNSAPLIISRV; encoded by the exons AGCAGCCTCCTGACTGAAGAGCAGTTACAGTGTTCTATCTGTCTGGAAGTGTTCACTGATCCCGTCACCACTACATGTGGACACAACTTCTGCaacagctgcctcaaacaaagcTGGGATACGCGTCAACATTATTATTGTCCATATTGCAAAGAGAAATTCACCAAGAGACCTGAAGTCAAGATTAATATAACACTGAGAGAGGTTGCAGATCACTTCAAGAAGAAAACAGTCTCAGATAAGTCTCAGGTTCTTTGTGACTTCTGCACTGATGTGAAGCAGGAGGCCTTGAAATCCTGTCTGGATTGTGGTGTGactctctgttcatctcatTTAGAGTCTCATAATAATGTTCCAAAATATAAGAAACACAAAGTAATAAATGCagtggagaacctggagaaataCATTTGCCAGGAGCACGAGAGACCTCTGGAGATGTTCTGCAGAGACgatcagaagtgtgtgtgtcagttctgTACTGTGACGGACCACAAGAATCACAATGTTATTCCATTAGAGGAGGAGAGTGGACAGAGGAAG AGTCAGCTGGGGAAAACACAGACGGAGCTGCAGCAGATGATCCAGGAGCGACtgaagaagatccaggagattaaTCACTCAGTAGAGCTCAGCAAA agaaacacagagaaggagaaatCAGACAGTATTGAAGTCTTCACTGCTCTGATTCGCTCCATTGAGAGGAGTCAGACTGAGCTGCTGGAGGTGATGGAGGAGAagcagaaagcagcagagaAGCAGGCTGAAGGACTCATTAAAGAGCTGGAACAGGAAATCGATGAGCTAAAGAGGAGAGacactgagctggagcagctcTCACACACTGACGATCATCTCCACCTCCTACAG ATTTATCCGTCACTGTGCATCGCTCCACACACCAAGAACTGGACTGAGATCAGGATTAACACGGAACTGAGTGTGGAAGCTCTGAGGACGGCTCTGTCTCAGCTTCAGAAGACTCTGAATGAGAAACTCAGTGTAACTCTGAATGAGAAGCTGAAGGAAAAAG TCTCCACAGAACTGAAGAGGATTCAGCAGTATGCAG tgGATGTGACTCTGGATCCTGATACAGCTAATCTCTATCTCATCCTGTCTGATGATGGAAAACAAGTGACATGTGGAGACACAAAGCAGAATCTCCCAGACACCCCGAAAAGATTCACTTTTTATGCAAATGTCCTGGGAAATCAGGGTTTCTCCTCAGGGAGATTTTACTATGAGGTGCAGGTCAGTGGGAAGACTGAGTGGAGTTTAGGAGTGGTCAGAGAGTCTGTTAACAGGAAGGGGAAATTTGAGACATTTAAACCTCAGGATGGATTCTGGACTGTGGTTCTGAGGAACGGGAATGAGTATACTGCTCGTGATGATCCCtgtatctccctctccctgAGAGAGAAACCCCAGAAGGTGGGCGTGTTTGTGGTTTATGATGAGGGTCTGGTCTCCTTTTATGACATCGAGGTCATGTCTCATATCTACTCTTTCACTGGTCAGTCTTTCACTGAGAAACTCTATCCATACTTCAGTCCTTGTTTGAATGATGGAGGTAAAAACTCAGCACCACTGATCATCTCTCGTGTGTAA